In one Bacteroidales bacterium genomic region, the following are encoded:
- the amrB gene encoding AmmeMemoRadiSam system protein B, protein MKSHKSLYISALIALLFIFSDGRTQQPVSAADRQARFAGTFYPATKQALESQLQQLFKVAEAGTSKGRVQTLIVPHAGYAYSGMVAASGYKSIPPDASYENIFIIASSHREQFRGCSIYPSGNYITPLGKVRVNQEIADTLIQSHKNISYKPEAHDREHSIEVQIPYLQYHFGQMPPIVPIVMGSSSLAEARELATALIPYFTPENLFIISSDFSHYPDYEDARRIDRITGDAILTKDPELFYNALRQSSEASVKNLLTPCCGWSSVMTMLYMADRREDLELKAVLYKNSGDSDAGDRERVVGYWAIAGTIVSPEEHPFSLSTRDKQLLIDISRSTLESYIQNEKVYEVNQKDLSFNLKQPCGAFVSLYMGGRLRGCTGNFSPEKPLYAVVQEMTIAAATRDPRFAAVESPDLPYISIEISVLTPLQKINSIDEFQPGRHGIYMTRDGRSGTYLPQVAEQTGWNREELLGHCSREKAGLGRDGWKEADLYVYEAIIIGEEKKK, encoded by the coding sequence ATGAAGAGTCACAAATCACTTTATATCAGCGCTCTTATTGCACTTCTGTTCATTTTTTCGGATGGCAGGACACAGCAGCCGGTCTCTGCGGCTGACAGGCAGGCCAGATTTGCAGGAACCTTCTATCCGGCAACAAAACAGGCCCTTGAATCACAGCTTCAGCAACTTTTCAAAGTAGCCGAAGCAGGCACTTCAAAAGGACGGGTTCAGACGCTGATCGTCCCCCATGCCGGGTATGCTTACTCGGGGATGGTGGCCGCATCCGGATATAAAAGCATTCCGCCTGATGCCTCCTATGAAAATATCTTTATCATTGCCTCTTCCCACCGCGAACAATTCCGGGGCTGTTCCATCTATCCCTCCGGAAATTATATCACTCCCCTCGGTAAAGTAAGGGTTAACCAGGAAATTGCAGACACCCTGATCCAGAGCCATAAAAACATCAGCTATAAGCCAGAGGCACATGACCGGGAGCATAGCATCGAGGTGCAGATCCCCTATCTCCAGTACCATTTCGGACAAATGCCTCCCATTGTTCCCATTGTTATGGGTTCCTCCTCCCTGGCAGAGGCCAGGGAGCTTGCCACCGCCCTGATACCCTACTTCACCCCGGAGAATCTCTTTATTATCAGTTCCGATTTTTCCCACTATCCGGATTATGAAGATGCCAGGCGGATCGACAGAATCACCGGCGATGCGATCCTGACAAAAGACCCGGAGCTTTTTTACAATGCGCTCCGGCAGAGCAGTGAAGCATCCGTAAAGAACCTGCTTACCCCCTGCTGTGGATGGAGTTCCGTTATGACCATGCTCTATATGGCCGACCGCCGGGAAGACCTGGAGCTGAAAGCAGTGCTCTACAAAAACTCGGGCGATTCAGATGCCGGAGACAGGGAGCGTGTGGTCGGATACTGGGCCATCGCCGGTACGATCGTTTCGCCTGAGGAGCATCCCTTTTCCCTGAGCACCAGGGATAAGCAGCTTTTGATCGATATTTCCCGATCCACTCTCGAAAGCTACATCCAGAATGAGAAGGTCTATGAGGTGAACCAGAAGGATCTGAGCTTCAACCTGAAACAGCCCTGCGGCGCTTTCGTCAGCCTCTACATGGGCGGAAGGCTAAGGGGATGTACCGGTAACTTCTCCCCTGAAAAACCCCTGTATGCTGTGGTTCAGGAAATGACCATCGCTGCTGCTACCCGCGATCCCAGGTTTGCAGCGGTCGAAAGCCCGGACCTCCCCTATATAAGCATTGAAATATCGGTCCTGACCCCCTTGCAAAAGATCAACTCCATCGATGAATTTCAACCGGGCCGGCATGGCATTTACATGACCAGGGACGGCCGGTCGGGCACCTATCTGCCCCAGGTGGCGGAGCAAACAGGCTGGAACAGGGAAGAGCTCCTCGGCCACTGTTCCCGGGAGAAGGCAGGCCTGGGCCGGGATGGATGGAAGGAGGCTGATCTGTATGTATACGAAGCGATTATAATTGGAGAAGAAAAGAAAAAATGA